A window of Hordeum vulgare subsp. vulgare chromosome 5H, MorexV3_pseudomolecules_assembly, whole genome shotgun sequence genomic DNA:
ACGCCGAGGATGGCCATGCCCTTGAAGATGTTGAGGATGCCCAGGACGATCACGGCGTAGCCCACCGCGTGGTGGTACGCGTTCCAGTACACCCGGTACTTGTGATCCTTCCTCGGCCTCACGAACAGCGCGAATGCCTGGATGCATGCCGTTTCATGTTTGAACCAAATTTAACGTCGGTACACGAATGAATTTGAAttttggtggtgttggtggtttaGATAGATGATTACTTGTACGGTGGCGAGGGCGAAGACGGCGATGCCGATGCTGCGGTGGAGACCGTAGGTGACGCCGTTGGACTCGTTGCCGAGGTTGATGCCGGTGGCCCAGCCGGCGACCCCGACGCCGTAGCCGATGATCTGGCAGGTCACGTGGAGGTAGAACCACGCCGGCTCCGCCGACCTGAACGTCTTGAGGTACCTCGCGAAGATGGCTCCCATGGGCAGCAGCAGGCCCCAGCTCACGGCGTTGAGCACGCCATGGATCTGACCAGCATGCATGGACGAGAACATATATGGTTTAGACGTTTAGTTTGGTCGGTGAGTGACTGTGACAGTGAGGTGAGGATGAGGTGTTTGATTTCGGTTCAGGTGATGAGCGAAGACAGTTAGCTAGCTCACATTGCGCTCTCTGGcgaggccgccgccgccggagtcgGAGGAGGTGCTGGTCTGCCTGACCAGATCAAGCTTCGCCTTGGCGGCCAGGTTGTCGCCGCCCATGGCGTGCGGCGCGGGAACGCCGTCCCCGGAGACCGCGGACCCGACCTGCCACACCTGGTTCAGGACGGCCGCGCCCTGGCCGACGCCCAGCGTCCCGGAGACCCTGACGCGGCCGTCGGCGCCGAGCTCCGCGGCGAGGCCCGTCGCCGGGAAAGCGATGGGTCCGGGCGCGCCGAGAGCGTAGCCGGAGATGTTGTACGTCCGGACGGCCCACGCGCCCGACGAGGAAGAAGGCGCGGCGAGGAGCGCCTGCGCGCCGGCCATGCCTTCGCCGGACGGGTTGAGCCCCCACGCCACCCACCCGCCCGGGGCGGCCGGCGCGGCGACGAAGGCGACGGAGAGGGACCCCGCGGCGCGGTCGTAGGTCCAGCGCACCGTCGCGCCGAGGCGGGGCAGGTCGCTGCAGGCCGCGTAGGCGTTTCCGTTGGGCGACGGCAGCGGCGCCTCGGCCGCGCAGCCGCCCGCCGCGGACGCGGACGCGGCGAGCAGGGGCAGCAGCGCCAGCACGAGCATGGCCATGGGTTCTTTCGGGTTCCGCGGCAGCTGGAGCTGGTGCGGACGTACGTACTACGTGCAGATAGATAGCTTGTGCGCCGTACGTACGTTACTGTACTGAGAGTGGGGTGAGATGAGCGATGAGCGATGAGCGCGCGTTTTGGGTCTGCTGCCGTGAGCGCGCGTGGGAGGAGAGGGATCGGCTCAAACGGCGTGGGGAAAATGCATGAAGGTGGTGTTTTGAATTGGGCGCGACTGGTAGCCGGCACTGGCTGAGGTTGATATGGAGCGGGTAGCGGCGGTGGCCGGTGGATACAAGTCCCGATGGCACCCAATGGGTGCCGGTAGAGCTCAACCAAACCCGAACTCATGTTCTTAAATTTTAACCACATCTGCACCCGCACCTGCGTCTGGGTACAAATTTTATATCATACCCGCATCCATGTGGATATTAAAAAGGAAATAACTAGAACTCAACTAGCTGAGATTTTCTATGATCTCATTCACATAGTTTTATTGTATTTTTTGTTTATCCTCTTTGTTTCCTTTAGCCCATTATTTTATTCTTTTAGGCTGACATGTTATATGGTTGTTGTTGCTATGCGTCCCGTCTAGCCGGTCCAACAACTACTCGTTCGGTTTTTGTTGATGCACGTCATATCTTTCAAAAAAGAAATCGCGGatagagaaaaaaaagaataagCAATTTTTTTTACATTCTTGTACTAAGAAGTAGTGTGTCCTTATTATATGAATTTGTTTTTTTCTTAGTAAAAAACGACTTGATTCTAGCTTTTTCATGTAATCGCTGCGCAAATAAGATTTGTTGTTGCGACCTGActatgaatacttgcaattgcaacctgactatgaatacttgcaattgcgatCCGATTATGAATACTTACAATTGCGACCTAACTTTGAAtacatgcagttgcgacccgactatgAATAATTGCAATTGCGACCCGATtatgaatacttgcaattgcgatccgactacgaatacttgcagttgcgacctaaCTTCGAATACATGCAGTTTGTCATTCGActatgaatacttgcaattgcgacccgactatgaatacttgcaattgcgatctgactatgaatacttgcaattgcgacctAACTTTAAATACATGCAGTTGCCATCCGACTATGAATACTTGAAATTGCGACTCGACTATGACCACTTGCAACTGCGACCCGACTTGCAATTGCTATCCGACTATGAATACTTACAATTGCGACCTAACTTCGAATACATGTAGTTGTCACCCGACTATGAATACTTGCAATTACGACCTAACTTCAAATATATGCAGTTGCACCCTACTTTGATTCACATTTCAAATCTTGTAGTTGCCATCCAACTATGAATATTATTGTCACtaatataaaatagaaaacaaaaaaagacacCAAATCATTAAATAAAACAAGGACTAAATTAGGTACATCGTGTTTATATATAATATATGaataaaaaagtatttttttataaagataaaaaacaaaaaacaaaaaagacactaaatgataacaacaacatgaAAACGAAATGCAAAAACAGCTCACCTCGTTTCAGTTTTTCTTCATATACATGTAGGCCTGTATAGCCGAGAATAATAACAAAAAGGTGAAAAGAGCTACCGTTAAAAATCCCATAATGGTCCGTATAAAATCTACCGCACAACAGCTTAGCCTCGCATCGCTCGTGCGAAAAAAAGAAGCAAACAGTATCTCGGGACAACTGTACACGCATAATTCTTAGCACAATATTAATCCAATGGTCATGGAAGTGAATGATGCCAAACaaaaactcagctagctgagtttgaGCAAAGCCGTATTAAAAACCCACGGGTAAACCCACCAAAAAAACTCAATATGATATACTATGATGTGTATGAAAATAACAACACTATGTAATTCGAATATAACATTAATGCAGAGGCTGCAACCCAAAATAAGGTGCACGGAAATATAACAAATATATATAGTTCTAACTTCGGCCAATACATGTGTAAAACAATCACATGACATGCCAGAATCAACTTCAGAAGTCCGTAATTTAACGATTACAATTTACAATAAAGGTTCATATGACAAGGAATATAAGATATAACTAAGTTTATCACACATTAATAAAATTGCTTCAATTCTCCACACCGTTGGTCGGAATCGGCAGGGCGCAGAGGTGAGATCGCACTAGTAAAAATAAGGGCTTTCGTCCCAGCttgaaaaacacattagtcccggttcctttacgaaccgggactaatgttagtattagtcccggttcgagcggtaAAGGCGtcggtcgggcattagtcccggttcaaatgggacccgaaccgggactaaagggtttgaggatttagtcccggttcgtgtcttggacctttagtcccggttcgtgtctcgaaccaagactaaagggtttggaggctttagtcccgggtcgtgtcttgaaccgagactaaagggtagacctttagtcccggttcgtgacacgaaccgggactaaaggtgttcagatttttttttctgtttttaaattcttgtttgtagtttatgttttaaattgcttatatcttttaggatatttgatgtttttgattgattctttttgcattagattcaaaattttgtttagtttctgtttgtgccattagttttcaaatttgaatggtttaaatttgaatttatttaaatttgcttcaaacccagtttttgaataacttgattttacaaatagtttttaatttaattctttttgctcccactcatgtgttagattgttgtcacagtaagatttatttggttatttttagaaaaaattaaattaggattttaattaaagaaatattgtttttcttatatagttgttttagtcatttaattgttgttttttattataattagttagttctttctgtagattttaacatgttgtagtatggtgcatatttaatgcaaAAAATatctacagttcaattaattttttaaaaaaatgcctttgtagcagatgtgttttcgtctgaaaccttgatactttgagttttgtagaaaataaacaaaaatgataaaatcttcaaaaaataaacaaaaattataaaatcttcaaaaaaataaaatcctttgagatgttgttaggttttagtgtctagtcggtatagaaattttgagatatgaattttgacagtTTTTACAAAATAGGAAAAAAATAAACgggcataacttttgcatacgatgtccaaaaaaaattaatatatcaaaaaaaactagaaaaaatgatttcacccgggcttgcccggtgaagttttctcacatgcttAAAATTtcaaatggaaaaaaagttatttcgaaaagaagttttttccaaaaaaaaagaaaaataattttatttaaaaatattaggttgttttcattgaaattcactattattgttacttattaagtttattttaataattgtttgtaattcaaaaaattaaatcatgtgacatgacatcaagattcaagttgtttaggattgatagcttactattgcgaggaaaacaacaagtgcacagttggtaactaggggcgatagaaccagaaagttaagcgtgctcgggctgaagcagtgaaaggatgggtgatcggccgggaagttagacgatttgaaatgagtgatccacgctagagcagtgaggatgggtgattagagattaaattgtcaaataatttaaagattagaaaattaaaataaaacataaaataatatttgaaaaaaatatttgaaaaaaataaaaaaatctaccttttcgggtcaaaaaaaaaaacagacggatcctttagtcccggtttccgAGGCGGCCACGTGGAACACCTTTGGTcctggcttggaacagggccgggactaaatcctcACTAGTGTCGTGACTTGTGAGGAGGAGATTGAAGAGACGGTGAGGTGAGGAGAAGATGAGATGGGAGGAAGAAAAGGTAGGGCGCGGCGCAGGGAGGTGATTGAGGAGATCGGGAGACGAAAGAGGAAACGAGGGCGTGGGAGTCGACAAGTCCAGCCTCCAGCGTTTATGACGACTACCAGCGATACGAGGAGGCTGGAGGCGGCGCGTGACTGCGTCTCCGTGGACTAATAGatttatttgattttttttttcaaaattaccTTGGTTCACAGACCCACATGTCATATATACCGGGTACCGTACGCGGGTATGGGTTTTGATGTAC
This region includes:
- the LOC123395967 gene encoding cytochrome b561 and DOMON domain-containing protein At3g25290-like, with amino-acid sequence MAMLVLALLPLLAASASAAGGCAAEAPLPSPNGNAYAACSDLPRLGATVRWTYDRAAGSLSVAFVAAPAAPGGWVAWGLNPSGEGMAGAQALLAAPSSSSGAWAVRTYNISGYALGAPGPIAFPATGLAAELGADGRVRVSGTLGVGQGAAVLNQVWQVGSAVSGDGVPAPHAMGGDNLAAKAKLDLVRQTSTSSDSGGGGLARERNIHGVLNAVSWGLLLPMGAIFARYLKTFRSAEPAWFYLHVTCQIIGYGVGVAGWATGINLGNESNGVTYGLHRSIGIAVFALATVQAFALFVRPRKDHKYRVYWNAYHHAVGYAVIVLGILNIFKGMAILGVEQRWRTAYVAAVWVLGAVAVTLEAVTWSVVIRRREAEQHGKTSNGHVSHGV